The following proteins are co-located in the Deinococcus metallilatus genome:
- a CDS encoding HAMP domain-containing protein: protein MKYTVVIRQSVPDEVRPLLEQQLVERFGLSAEQAERLAARRSGRLMKPTGRARADLLLRVFQDVGAQVALEEVREETGVLEVPFQAAPATPVTVRAVPDPEGGVALAPPLTDFAAFGAPGARRESSAARTGESLLEPALQAPEPGVLTLPADDAWADLAADPFAPAALNADPFAAAVTPAALPDGLAASPFGDVPPAAPPSGTAGQPPAATPDSSDIWSDFTGALTLQDAKPQEEAQAAAPETFLTALADETRGPLGRRRSLARQMTFGALAPLALSTALTLGLLTAILPSLQRQLVQQNAEAVAVAVGTSLDTRDQETVNAQLDALLKRSAVGFVRVELPDGTTYFRSQNPQLDGTLQGRVAAFLKEHPETGTLVTSGSAADAYREQLKQLEDVGAGDSPQARELRNLAQNRDNQHSERTSYVVSRLGVMETGSNQRTTAPATEDSSDLLYRIAVGVPTNEAQANLRNTLLLVLGVSLLALLLAAALAVRSARRVVQPIERLVKVADAISMGDLTRPVQADRNDEIGDLAQALERMRLSLESAMDRLRRRKRG, encoded by the coding sequence ATGAAGTACACGGTCGTGATCCGTCAATCCGTCCCGGACGAGGTGCGTCCGCTTCTGGAACAGCAGCTCGTGGAACGCTTCGGGCTGTCGGCCGAACAGGCCGAGCGCCTGGCCGCCCGCCGCTCGGGCCGCCTGATGAAACCCACCGGCCGCGCCCGCGCCGACCTGCTGCTGCGGGTCTTTCAGGACGTGGGCGCGCAGGTGGCGCTGGAAGAGGTGCGCGAGGAGACGGGCGTGCTGGAAGTGCCGTTCCAGGCCGCCCCAGCCACCCCGGTGACCGTGCGCGCCGTCCCCGACCCGGAAGGCGGCGTGGCGCTCGCCCCACCCCTGACGGACTTCGCGGCCTTCGGGGCGCCCGGGGCGCGGCGGGAATCCAGCGCCGCCCGCACCGGCGAGAGCCTTCTGGAGCCAGCCCTCCAGGCCCCCGAGCCGGGCGTGCTGACCCTGCCCGCCGACGACGCCTGGGCCGACCTCGCGGCGGACCCCTTCGCCCCGGCGGCCCTGAACGCCGACCCGTTCGCGGCGGCCGTCACTCCCGCCGCGCTGCCGGATGGCCTCGCCGCCTCACCGTTCGGGGACGTGCCGCCTGCCGCGCCACCGTCCGGAACAGCGGGCCAGCCTCCGGCCGCCACGCCCGACAGCAGTGACATCTGGTCGGATTTCACCGGGGCGCTGACCCTTCAGGACGCCAAACCGCAGGAGGAGGCTCAGGCGGCCGCTCCCGAGACGTTCCTGACGGCCCTGGCCGACGAGACGCGCGGGCCGCTGGGCCGACGCCGCAGCCTGGCGCGGCAGATGACCTTCGGGGCGCTCGCGCCGCTGGCGCTGTCCACCGCGCTGACGCTCGGGCTGCTGACGGCGATCCTGCCCAGCCTCCAGCGGCAACTGGTGCAGCAGAACGCCGAAGCGGTCGCGGTGGCGGTCGGGACCAGCCTCGACACCCGGGACCAGGAAACCGTGAACGCCCAGCTCGACGCGCTGCTCAAACGCTCGGCGGTGGGCTTCGTGCGCGTGGAGCTGCCCGACGGCACCACCTACTTCCGCAGCCAGAATCCGCAGCTCGACGGCACGCTGCAGGGCCGCGTCGCCGCCTTCCTCAAGGAGCATCCGGAAACCGGCACGCTGGTCACCAGCGGCAGCGCCGCCGACGCCTACCGCGAACAGCTCAAGCAGCTCGAAGACGTGGGCGCGGGCGACTCGCCCCAGGCGCGGGAACTGCGCAACCTGGCCCAGAACAGGGACAACCAGCATTCCGAGCGCACCAGCTACGTGGTCAGCCGCCTGGGCGTGATGGAGACGGGGAGCAATCAGCGGACGACCGCCCCCGCCACCGAGGACAGTTCTGACCTGCTGTACCGCATCGCGGTGGGCGTGCCGACCAACGAGGCCCAGGCCAACCTGCGGAACACGCTGCTGCTGGTGCTGGGCGTGTCGCTGCTCGCGCTGCTGCTGGCGGCGGCCCTGGCCGTGCGCTCCGCCCGCCGCGTGGTGCAGCCCATCGAGCGGCTGGTGAAGGTGGCCGACGCGATCAGCATGGGCGACCTGACCCGCCCGGTGCAGGCCGACCGCAACGACGAGATCGGCGACCTGGCCCAGGCCCTCGAACGCATGCGCC
- a CDS encoding monothiol bacilliredoxin BrxC family protein: protein MTQNATEQKQVLVPLTTPEDVDSFLKEYPLAAVFKAGTCHKTMQGFGVLETFLQQHELPVGFIRVVDWRPASNHVAELTGIQHHSPQFILFRDGQPQFEVNNWDITPQALAPVFEAQVPRRSGEAAVATDDNVEPYRRLMRAYLDGQLSDWAFQDQYVTLFRDDASLRSQREFEALSRLFGDPDAYHGGLHQLGAPGQRGDLKARVQALLNELG from the coding sequence ATGACGCAGAATGCGACGGAGCAGAAGCAGGTGCTGGTGCCCCTCACCACGCCGGAGGACGTGGACAGCTTCCTGAAGGAGTACCCGCTGGCGGCGGTCTTCAAGGCGGGGACCTGTCACAAGACCATGCAGGGCTTCGGCGTGCTGGAGACGTTCCTGCAACAGCACGAGCTGCCGGTGGGCTTTATCCGCGTGGTGGACTGGCGGCCCGCCAGCAACCACGTGGCCGAGCTGACCGGGATTCAGCATCACAGCCCGCAGTTCATCCTGTTCCGAGACGGACAGCCGCAGTTCGAGGTGAACAACTGGGACATCACGCCGCAGGCCCTCGCCCCCGTGTTCGAGGCGCAGGTGCCGCGCCGCAGCGGGGAAGCCGCCGTCGCCACCGATGACAACGTGGAGCCGTACCGCCGCCTGATGCGCGCGTACCTGGACGGGCAACTGAGCGACTGGGCATTCCAGGACCAGTACGTCACGCTGTTCCGCGACGACGCCAGCCTCCGCAGCCAGCGCGAGTTCGAGGCGCTCTCCCGCCTGTTCGGTGACCCCGACGCCTACCACGGCGGCCTGCACCAGCTCGGCGCCCCCGGGCAGCGCGGCGACCTGAAGGCCCGCGTGCAGGCGCTGCTGAACGAACTGGGCTGA
- a CDS encoding class I SAM-dependent rRNA methyltransferase, whose translation MPLSLPDLPALLARRAHLPGEGTTVFRAAHTTETGGVFALDMAGDAGVLSLYADLTAQEEVRLAAACGALPGVAGVYLKRRPVEARHAANVAREWLAPPEPVWGEARPEVVALENGVPFLLRPGADLSIGLFTDARPLRAWVREQVPVGGRVLNTFAYTCGFGLNAALGGAGAVKNVDLSRKVLAWGQENYALSGLPAPDTDFLYGDVFEWLRRLAKRGDAFDLVILDPPSFARGKSGVWRAEQDYGRLAALAANVTAPGGRLLAMTNHAGLTGAAFERMTTAGLGEAGRRGRPGARLGAGEDYPGAAHLKAQVWTLD comes from the coding sequence GTGCCCCTTTCCCTCCCCGACCTCCCGGCCCTCCTCGCCCGACGCGCGCACCTGCCGGGCGAAGGCACCACCGTTTTTCGTGCGGCGCACACGACCGAGACGGGCGGGGTGTTCGCGTTGGACATGGCGGGGGACGCGGGGGTGCTGAGCCTGTACGCGGACCTGACAGCACAGGAGGAAGTGCGGCTGGCGGCGGCGTGCGGGGCATTGCCGGGAGTGGCGGGCGTGTACCTGAAGCGCCGCCCGGTGGAGGCCCGGCACGCGGCGAACGTGGCGCGGGAGTGGCTGGCTCCGCCCGAACCGGTGTGGGGCGAGGCCCGGCCCGAGGTGGTCGCACTGGAAAACGGCGTTCCCTTTCTGCTGCGGCCCGGCGCGGACCTGAGCATCGGCCTGTTCACGGATGCCCGGCCCCTTCGCGCCTGGGTGCGGGAACAGGTCCCGGTGGGCGGCCGGGTGCTGAACACCTTCGCGTATACCTGCGGCTTTGGGCTGAATGCCGCACTGGGCGGGGCGGGCGCCGTGAAGAACGTGGACCTCTCGCGCAAGGTGCTGGCCTGGGGGCAGGAGAACTACGCCCTCAGCGGCCTGCCCGCCCCGGACACCGACTTTCTGTACGGCGACGTGTTCGAGTGGCTCAGGCGGCTGGCAAAACGCGGGGACGCCTTCGATCTGGTGATCCTCGACCCGCCGAGTTTCGCGCGGGGCAAGTCGGGGGTATGGCGGGCCGAGCAAGATTACGGGCGGCTGGCGGCCCTGGCAGCGAACGTGACGGCACCGGGCGGGCGGCTCCTCGCCATGACGAACCACGCGGGGCTGACGGGTGCGGCGTTCGAGCGGATGACCACGGCGGGTCTGGGCGAGGCGGGGCGGCGCGGGCGTCCCGGGGCGAGGCTGGGCGCGGGCGAGGATTATCCCGGCGCGGCGCACCTCAAGGCCCAGGTGTGGACGCTGGACTGA
- a CDS encoding phospho-N-acetylmuramoyl-pentapeptide-transferase has protein sequence MMVACALLSWFLVGLFIRVSRARGWGQPVRKDGPPHLHKEGTPTAGGVPFVLALALVFFPLYFTGHAGGERELIIMLAALAMGLIGGIDDLLKIRSRMRGKGKKELLAREKFPLQFLVGLVFAYFAAPLASHELLPSLGRVPDILLLTLVMVGSVNAFNFTDGLDGLLAGVAIIVLLPLLAVSPVCALLVAVLLGFLWFNAHPARVFMGDMGSHAIGAVAAGAYVLYADVWLLPLAAIIPVVAVLSVVIQVISFRTRGKRVFRMSPIQHHFELSGWPETHVTTRFWVITAVATAAVWWILGGRP, from the coding sequence ATGATGGTCGCCTGCGCGCTGCTGTCGTGGTTCCTGGTGGGGCTGTTCATCCGCGTGAGCCGGGCGCGGGGCTGGGGCCAGCCGGTCCGCAAGGACGGGCCGCCGCACCTCCATAAGGAAGGCACGCCCACGGCAGGCGGCGTGCCCTTCGTGCTGGCGCTGGCGCTGGTGTTCTTTCCGCTCTACTTCACCGGGCACGCGGGCGGCGAGCGCGAACTGATCATTATGCTCGCGGCGCTGGCGATGGGCCTGATCGGCGGCATCGACGACCTGCTGAAGATCCGCTCGCGGATGCGCGGCAAGGGCAAGAAGGAACTGCTGGCCCGCGAGAAGTTCCCGCTGCAATTCCTGGTGGGCCTGGTCTTCGCGTACTTCGCCGCGCCGCTCGCCAGCCACGAACTGCTGCCCAGCCTGGGCCGCGTGCCCGACATCCTCCTGCTGACGCTGGTGATGGTGGGTTCGGTAAACGCCTTTAATTTCACGGATGGGCTGGACGGCCTGCTGGCGGGCGTGGCGATCATCGTGCTGCTGCCGCTGCTGGCGGTGTCGCCGGTCTGCGCCCTGCTGGTCGCCGTGCTGCTGGGCTTCCTGTGGTTCAACGCGCACCCGGCGCGGGTCTTCATGGGCGACATGGGCAGCCACGCCATCGGCGCGGTCGCGGCGGGGGCCTACGTGCTGTACGCGGACGTGTGGCTGCTGCCCCTCGCGGCCATCATTCCGGTCGTGGCGGTCCTCAGCGTGGTCATTCAGGTCATTTCCTTCCGCACGCGCGGCAAGCGTGTCTTCCGCATGAGTCCCATCCAGCACCACTTCGAGCTGAGCGGCTGGCCCGAAACCCACGTCACCACGCGCTTCTGGGTGATCACGGCGGTGGCGACGGCGGCGGTGTGGTGGATTCTGGGGGGGAGGCCGTGA